A stretch of the Azorhizobium caulinodans ORS 571 genome encodes the following:
- a CDS encoding SurA N-terminal domain-containing protein: MVLQNLRKGASGLIAKVFLLVLTVSFVLWGISGVFTNYSTGTVAEIGGTQISTDAYRQQYLDQIQRIGRQAGRAITPDQARAFGFDRQVLNQMITEATLDEAARKLGLGMSDALIADSIRDNPALRPPGATAFDPAYFQQLLQANGLTEQRFLASERKRVLRQQLIESLGGARAPEVLKTAVHSFENEERAVSYLDVTSSSVPAPAAPTDEQLKAYYDGHKVVFRAPEYRKLTLLVLTPATLAPWIQISDADAKAAYDRNAARFGTPEQRDVQQIVFPSEADAKAALDKIKGGTSFADIAKARGLSDKDTNLGLVAKSAIIDPKVADAAFALPADGTSDPVQGRFGYALVHVTTIVPATVKPFAEVEAGLRRDLALERARRELLDKHDAIEDERSSGASLSETAQKLGLTPEVVDAVDRSGREPSGAEVTDIPDRVNVLSAAFSSRPGVDNDPIQLAQNGGYVWFDVNEVTPSRERPFDEVREQVASRWSEDEVVRAVEAKAKGLLTELEAGKSMADVASANGLEVKTASGLKRGRAEGDFTTEAVAKVFGVALNGYGVALGTANAEQLVFQVTKVESPPSANDIRIDNQLQQQVENDILQQYLTALQGQIGLTINQRAVQQAVGANQVN; this comes from the coding sequence ATGGTACTCCAGAATCTCCGCAAGGGCGCATCCGGCCTGATCGCCAAGGTCTTCCTCCTCGTGCTGACGGTCAGCTTCGTCCTCTGGGGTATCTCCGGCGTCTTCACCAATTACAGCACCGGCACGGTGGCGGAGATCGGCGGCACGCAGATCTCGACCGACGCCTATCGCCAGCAGTATCTGGACCAGATCCAGCGCATCGGCCGGCAGGCCGGCCGGGCGATCACGCCCGATCAGGCGCGCGCCTTCGGTTTCGACCGTCAGGTGCTGAATCAGATGATCACCGAGGCGACGCTGGACGAGGCAGCCCGCAAGCTCGGCCTCGGCATGTCCGACGCCCTGATCGCGGACAGCATCCGCGACAATCCGGCCCTGCGGCCGCCGGGGGCGACGGCCTTCGATCCCGCCTATTTCCAGCAGCTTCTCCAGGCCAACGGGCTCACCGAGCAGCGCTTCCTCGCCTCCGAGCGCAAGCGCGTGCTGCGCCAGCAGCTCATCGAATCGCTGGGCGGCGCCCGCGCGCCCGAGGTGCTGAAGACGGCGGTGCACAGCTTCGAGAATGAGGAGCGCGCGGTCTCCTATCTGGACGTGACCTCCAGCTCCGTGCCCGCCCCGGCCGCGCCCACGGACGAACAGCTCAAGGCCTATTATGACGGCCACAAGGTGGTGTTCCGCGCGCCGGAATATCGCAAGCTGACGCTGCTCGTGCTCACGCCCGCGACGCTGGCGCCGTGGATCCAGATTTCGGATGCCGACGCCAAGGCCGCCTACGACCGCAACGCCGCCCGCTTCGGCACGCCCGAACAGCGCGACGTGCAGCAGATCGTGTTCCCCAGTGAGGCGGATGCGAAGGCGGCGCTGGACAAGATCAAGGGTGGCACGAGCTTCGCTGACATCGCCAAGGCGCGCGGCCTCTCCGACAAGGACACCAACCTCGGCCTCGTGGCGAAGTCCGCCATCATCGATCCCAAGGTTGCAGACGCCGCCTTCGCCCTTCCAGCGGACGGCACGTCCGATCCGGTACAGGGCCGCTTTGGCTATGCGCTGGTGCATGTGACGACGATCGTTCCCGCGACCGTCAAGCCCTTCGCGGAAGTGGAAGCAGGCCTGCGGCGCGATCTCGCTCTGGAGCGCGCGCGGCGGGAGCTTCTGGACAAGCACGATGCCATCGAAGACGAGCGCTCCTCCGGCGCCTCGCTCAGCGAGACGGCGCAGAAGCTCGGTCTCACGCCCGAGGTGGTCGATGCGGTGGACCGCTCGGGCCGCGAGCCCTCCGGCGCCGAGGTCACCGACATTCCCGACCGCGTCAATGTGCTGAGTGCCGCCTTCTCCAGCCGGCCGGGCGTCGACAACGATCCGATCCAGCTGGCGCAGAACGGCGGCTATGTGTGGTTCGACGTGAACGAGGTCACCCCCTCCCGCGAGCGTCCCTTCGACGAGGTGCGCGAGCAGGTGGCGTCCCGCTGGAGCGAGGACGAGGTGGTCAGGGCGGTTGAAGCCAAGGCCAAGGGTCTGCTGACGGAACTCGAGGCCGGCAAGTCCATGGCGGACGTGGCCAGCGCCAACGGCCTTGAGGTCAAGACCGCCAGCGGCCTGAAACGCGGCCGCGCCGAGGGCGACTTCACCACCGAAGCGGTGGCCAAGGTGTTCGGCGTGGCGCTCAACGGCTATGGCGTCGCACTCGGCACCGCCAATGCCGAGCAACTGGTGTTCCAGGTGACGAAGGTGGAATCGCCGCCGAGCGCCAACGACATCCGGATCGACAACCAGCTCCAGCAGCAGGTGGAGAACGACATTCTCCAGCAGTATCTGACAGCCCTGCAGGGCCAGATCGGCCTCACCATCAACCAGCGCGCGGTGCAGCAGGCGGTCGGCGCCAATCAGGTCAACTGA
- the tpiA gene encoding triose-phosphate isomerase, giving the protein MSAERRPLVAGNWKMNGLKASTAEIGAIAAGYNAALAGKIDLLLCPPATVLAQAATLADGRILVGGQDCHAKASGAHTGDISAEMLADAGAKAVIVGHSERRADHHESDADVRAKAEAAWRAGLVAVICVGESEAQRRAGEHGAVVAAQVRGSVPDGATSSNTVVAYEPIWAIGTGLVPTPADVAEVHGIVRSVLAERFGAAAGGMRILYGGSVKPENAKALLGAADVDGALVGGASLKAADFLAIARTYL; this is encoded by the coding sequence ATGTCCGCCGAACGCCGCCCCCTCGTTGCCGGAAATTGGAAGATGAACGGGCTGAAGGCGTCCACGGCGGAAATCGGCGCGATCGCGGCCGGTTATAATGCGGCCCTTGCGGGCAAGATCGATCTGCTCCTGTGCCCGCCCGCCACCGTGCTGGCGCAGGCCGCGACCCTCGCGGACGGCCGTATCCTTGTGGGCGGTCAGGACTGCCACGCCAAGGCGAGCGGCGCCCATACCGGCGACATCTCCGCCGAGATGCTGGCGGATGCCGGCGCCAAGGCGGTGATCGTCGGCCATTCCGAGCGCCGGGCCGACCACCACGAGAGCGATGCCGATGTCCGGGCCAAGGCGGAAGCCGCTTGGCGCGCCGGGCTCGTGGCCGTCATCTGCGTCGGCGAGAGCGAGGCTCAGCGTCGGGCGGGCGAGCACGGCGCGGTCGTGGCGGCTCAGGTGCGCGGCTCGGTGCCGGATGGCGCGACGTCGTCCAATACGGTTGTCGCCTACGAGCCCATCTGGGCCATCGGCACCGGCCTCGTGCCGACGCCGGCCGATGTGGCGGAAGTCCACGGCATTGTCCGCTCCGTGCTGGCCGAGCGCTTCGGCGCGGCGGCGGGCGGCATGCGCATCCTCTATGGCGGCTCCGTGAAGCCTGAGAACGCCAAGGCTCTGCTGGGCGCGGCCGATGTGGACGGCGCCCTCGTCGGCGGCGCCAGCCTCAAGGCGGCGGACTTTCTCGCCATCGCGCGCACCTATCTCTGA